The proteins below come from a single uncultured Carboxylicivirga sp. genomic window:
- a CDS encoding methionine aminotransferase, whose product MHISTKYQNLKSNFSSTIAPLISEYNAINLADGYTGFHCNSKLIGLVEKHLREGLNKIAPFQGEMALRKKVAMKTEELYGRIYQPQTEVTITAGVQQAMFTAISALVKEGDEVIVFEPANEYCVPAIQMNGAQPVYVPMKEPDFHIDWEQVQMMINSKTRMIIINSPHNPTGWVMKEIDILRLQRMVNGTKIVILSDETFEHIVFDEESHQSVALYPILAERSLIIASFGESYHVTGWQIGFCLGPEELMREFRKVHQVMMQSVNSPFQLALADFIDEKEEYLGLRDFYQQRRIFFLELMEETRFKPIVSQGTFFQLFDFSEVSDEADKDFAIRLIKEFGVAVMPISAFMHERSKRQVIRMNYAQPDEILIEATNRLKQL is encoded by the coding sequence ATGCATATTAGTACCAAATATCAAAACTTGAAGTCTAACTTCTCATCTACAATTGCGCCCCTTATTAGCGAATATAATGCCATTAATCTGGCAGATGGATATACGGGGTTTCATTGTAACTCTAAATTAATTGGTTTGGTTGAAAAACATTTACGCGAAGGCTTAAATAAAATTGCTCCTTTTCAAGGGGAGATGGCTTTGCGTAAAAAAGTAGCAATGAAAACAGAGGAGCTGTATGGACGTATTTACCAACCTCAAACAGAAGTAACCATAACGGCTGGTGTACAACAAGCTATGTTTACGGCCATTTCGGCTTTGGTAAAAGAAGGAGATGAGGTTATAGTATTTGAGCCTGCTAACGAATATTGTGTTCCGGCTATACAAATGAATGGAGCTCAGCCTGTTTATGTACCCATGAAGGAGCCTGATTTTCATATCGATTGGGAGCAGGTACAAATGATGATTAATTCCAAAACGCGCATGATTATTATTAATTCTCCTCATAATCCAACCGGTTGGGTGATGAAAGAGATTGATATATTGCGCCTTCAACGTATGGTGAATGGAACTAAAATAGTCATCTTGAGTGATGAAACTTTCGAGCACATCGTGTTTGATGAAGAATCGCACCAGAGTGTTGCTCTCTATCCCATTTTGGCTGAGCGAAGTTTGATTATCGCTTCTTTTGGTGAAAGTTACCATGTTACCGGATGGCAAATAGGTTTTTGTTTGGGCCCCGAAGAATTAATGCGCGAATTTAGAAAAGTGCATCAGGTAATGATGCAAAGTGTTAATTCTCCTTTTCAATTGGCATTGGCCGATTTTATAGATGAGAAAGAAGAATATTTGGGTCTTCGCGATTTTTATCAACAGCGACGTATTTTTTTTCTTGAGTTGATGGAAGAAACCCGTTTTAAACCCATCGTTTCTCAAGGTACCTTTTTTCAATTATTCGATTTTTCAGAAGTATCGGACGAAGCTGATAAAGACTTTGCAATTCGTTTGATAAAAGAGTTTGGTGTAGCAGTAATGCCAATCAGTGCTTTTATGCACGAGCGATCAAAACGTCAGGTCATTCGAATGAATTACGCTCAACCTGATGAAATATTAATTGAAGCCACCAATCGTTTAAAGCAATTGTAA
- a CDS encoding sigma-70 family RNA polymerase sigma factor produces the protein MKIEEEFDHIYSTYAPKVFRLCLGYASGNEELAKEWQQETFIKVWNHRKSFHGKSSISTWIYRIAVNICLGDLRKSSKHTQINETILEDTLATENENKEVPIEKMYQCIDQLTPNNKTIILLELEETPQATIAETMGVAHGALRTRLNRIRQSLLKCITNEK, from the coding sequence ATGAAGATAGAAGAGGAATTCGATCACATCTATAGCACCTATGCTCCTAAAGTATTCAGATTGTGTTTGGGTTATGCATCCGGTAACGAAGAATTAGCTAAAGAGTGGCAACAAGAGACATTCATAAAAGTATGGAATCACCGAAAATCCTTTCATGGAAAGTCCTCGATAAGTACCTGGATTTATAGAATAGCCGTAAACATTTGTTTGGGTGATTTGCGAAAGTCATCCAAACACACCCAAATCAACGAAACCATACTGGAAGATACTTTAGCTACTGAAAACGAAAACAAGGAAGTACCTATAGAAAAAATGTACCAGTGCATCGACCAACTTACACCCAACAATAAAACCATCATTCTATTAGAATTAGAAGAAACTCCTCAGGCCACTATTGCCGAAACAATGGGAGTTGCACACGGGGCATTACGTACCCGATTAAACAGAATCAGACAATCACTATTAAAATGCATTACCAATGAAAAATGA
- a CDS encoding alpha/beta hydrolase, which produces MKNIILILAIFLSLNLQAQTSNEAIDVKVTGKGKAVMLIPGFTVPGEGWNAVVDQLAKDYECHVVTLAGFGGKAPIDFPWLPKVNDALENYIQQNKLTDLTIIGHSLGGTIATWLASRENNNIKQIILVDALPAAGALMMPDFNPDNLVYDNPFSNQQLAMSDADFEKMATGMSQGMSLNPESQKKIKDWMIQADRKTYVYGYTDYLKLDEREDLKKISAPVTILAADKPFGKEMVKQTYQNQYANLSKYNLIIADNSAHFVMFDQPKWFMEQIQQILSL; this is translated from the coding sequence ATGAAAAACATTATTTTAATTTTAGCAATCTTTCTTTCGTTAAACCTTCAAGCACAAACAAGTAATGAAGCTATTGATGTAAAAGTAACAGGTAAAGGTAAAGCAGTAATGCTAATACCCGGTTTTACAGTTCCCGGCGAAGGATGGAATGCGGTAGTCGATCAATTAGCAAAAGATTACGAGTGCCATGTTGTTACATTGGCCGGTTTTGGAGGTAAAGCACCCATTGACTTTCCATGGCTCCCAAAAGTAAATGATGCCCTCGAAAATTACATCCAACAAAACAAACTTACAGACTTAACTATAATCGGGCACAGCCTAGGTGGAACCATAGCCACATGGCTTGCCAGCAGAGAAAACAATAACATCAAACAAATTATATTGGTTGATGCCCTTCCGGCTGCCGGTGCTTTAATGATGCCAGATTTCAATCCTGATAATTTAGTATACGACAATCCTTTTAGCAATCAACAACTGGCGATGAGCGATGCTGATTTTGAAAAGATGGCAACAGGTATGTCTCAAGGCATGAGTCTGAATCCTGAATCTCAGAAAAAAATAAAAGATTGGATGATTCAGGCAGATAGAAAAACCTATGTATACGGATATACCGATTATTTGAAATTGGATGAAAGAGAAGACTTGAAAAAAATCTCTGCTCCGGTAACTATATTAGCAGCTGATAAACCATTCGGAAAAGAAATGGTGAAGCAAACTTATCAAAACCAATATGCTAATTTGTCAAAATACAACTTGATAATTGCCGATAATTCTGCACATTTCGTAATGTTCGATCAACCAAAATGGTTTATGGAGCAAATTCAACAAATCTTATCCCTATAA
- a CDS encoding energy transducer TonB — protein sequence MKRIMIVLLLGFMAIGVQAQRNGIIPAQFQTNKIQTLEEVTVRPQSPICCYLQSEIEYPEVSAETFEEGEVVVQFIIEEDGEIRNLEIINSVSRLLDDQMITCLKKTSGSWAPALLDGQAIESTHKLYVIFDVEGNTPLKDLCFDHYKTGVKYSMEADKVAKDVFMTYDKRNKKAERLYNRALTQFAIASKYQAEEASICYWQLKTHEKLGNMSMMKEKMDIYYELLSPDEDIIEEFVTVAYPRKIK from the coding sequence ATGAAAAGAATAATGATTGTGTTGCTGTTGGGATTCATGGCCATTGGAGTACAAGCTCAAAGAAATGGAATTATTCCGGCCCAGTTTCAAACCAACAAAATTCAAACCCTTGAAGAAGTAACAGTGCGACCTCAAAGTCCTATTTGTTGTTACTTACAAAGCGAGATTGAGTACCCTGAAGTATCGGCAGAAACTTTTGAAGAAGGCGAAGTAGTTGTTCAATTTATCATTGAAGAAGATGGTGAAATAAGAAACCTTGAAATTATCAATTCGGTTTCGCGATTATTAGACGACCAAATGATTACCTGCTTAAAAAAGACCAGTGGTAGTTGGGCTCCTGCGCTTTTAGATGGTCAGGCCATTGAATCAACTCATAAGTTATATGTGATATTCGACGTTGAAGGCAATACTCCTTTAAAAGACCTATGCTTTGATCATTACAAAACAGGTGTTAAATATTCAATGGAAGCTGATAAGGTGGCAAAAGATGTATTTATGACGTACGATAAACGTAATAAAAAAGCTGAACGACTATACAATCGGGCATTAACTCAATTTGCTATCGCTAGTAAATATCAAGCTGAAGAAGCTTCAATCTGTTACTGGCAGCTGAAAACACATGAAAAATTAGGTAATATGTCGATGATGAAAGAAAAAATGGACATTTACTACGAATTACTATCTCCTGATGAAGATATTATTGAAGAGTTTGTAACAGTAGCTTATCCTCGTAAAATCAAATAA
- a CDS encoding LuxR C-terminal-related transcriptional regulator has product MESFSYTDLIYAVRMMNSSRNAEGNINKTKNFCSELTLLSNQFYHIVSFPKFTLDYISENIQKLTGYKQQQMDLKTYYNLIHPEDLPLILLASKKLIEFMVRNLHQLEPLQIIVTFDYRIKNRNGNYIRILSQHGMISKDEQNGTCKTMSLHSDITNFKTCNKINFDLINYGSPIDFIFPDDELNNISMQFTPREREVLSLLAIGKNSIEIGDQLLISKHTVDTHRRHMLSKAQLCNTAELVAFAVNNNLF; this is encoded by the coding sequence ATGGAGTCTTTTTCATATACCGATCTGATTTATGCTGTTAGAATGATGAACTCCTCCCGTAACGCAGAAGGCAACATCAATAAAACCAAAAATTTTTGTTCGGAACTAACACTTTTAAGCAATCAGTTTTATCATATTGTCTCCTTTCCAAAATTTACACTTGACTATATCTCTGAGAATATCCAAAAGCTAACAGGTTATAAACAACAACAAATGGATTTAAAAACCTACTATAACCTGATTCATCCTGAAGACTTACCCCTAATTTTGTTGGCATCAAAGAAACTTATTGAATTTATGGTTCGAAATTTACATCAACTAGAGCCACTACAAATAATTGTAACTTTCGATTATCGCATTAAAAACAGGAATGGTAATTATATCAGAATACTAAGTCAGCATGGTATGATATCGAAAGACGAACAAAACGGAACATGTAAAACCATGTCGTTACATTCCGACATTACCAATTTTAAAACGTGTAATAAAATCAATTTCGACTTAATAAATTACGGATCACCCATTGATTTTATATTTCCTGATGACGAATTGAACAATATTTCCATGCAATTTACTCCGCGTGAGCGTGAGGTGCTTTCGCTTTTGGCGATTGGTAAAAACAGTATAGAAATTGGAGATCAATTACTGATTAGTAAACACACCGTTGACACACACAGGCGACACATGTTGAGCAAAGCCCAACTTTGCAATACGGCCGAGTTAGTGGCATTCGCTGTAAATAACAACCTATTTTAG
- the recO gene encoding DNA repair protein RecO, protein MIVNTKGIVLDHIKYKESSIIVNIYTQMFGRQSYVVNRVRSTKNKGNTVLLQPLSLIDMQVYHRPKADLQRIKEFKLLHPLSSIPFDQTKRAIAFFLTEIMSKVLREEEANVDLFKFIFHGIEVFDTGTDGAYNFHLFFLFHLSRFLGFGPRHNEDNDAVFDLLNGRFVSYEPTHGYFIKGMVMNQFQKLFQLDINALGELRMNAETRSELLEVLLRYYELQLEGLGTIKSFEILQTLFRTEN, encoded by the coding sequence ATGATAGTCAATACAAAAGGAATCGTATTAGATCATATTAAGTATAAAGAAAGTAGTATAATCGTTAATATTTATACTCAGATGTTTGGTCGGCAATCGTACGTGGTTAATCGTGTACGTTCAACTAAAAATAAGGGAAACACAGTTTTACTACAACCTCTAAGCTTAATTGATATGCAGGTTTATCATCGACCTAAGGCTGATTTACAGCGAATCAAAGAGTTTAAGTTGTTACATCCTCTTTCAAGTATTCCTTTTGATCAGACCAAACGGGCTATTGCTTTTTTTCTTACCGAAATAATGTCGAAGGTTTTACGCGAGGAGGAAGCTAACGTCGATTTGTTTAAATTCATCTTTCATGGGATCGAAGTTTTTGACACGGGTACAGACGGAGCTTACAACTTTCATTTGTTTTTTCTGTTTCATTTGAGCCGTTTTTTAGGATTTGGTCCAAGGCACAACGAAGATAATGATGCAGTGTTCGACTTGTTAAACGGTCGTTTTGTTTCTTATGAACCAACGCATGGGTATTTTATCAAAGGCATGGTGATGAATCAGTTTCAGAAATTATTTCAATTGGATATTAATGCACTTGGCGAATTAAGGATGAATGCCGAAACCAGAAGTGAATTACTGGAAGTATTGTTACGCTATTACGAATTACAGTTGGAAGGCTTAGGAACCATTAAATCATTCGAGATATTACAAACCTTGTTTCGAACCGAAAACTAG
- a CDS encoding type 1 glutamine amidotransferase family protein → MKKIGIFLFNGFSDWEISYLTPEINKTSEFELIYFSQDGEPVLSMGGLKVVPTTSLGQINSDELSMLILPGGTAWEKGDNNAIETLTLKFYKAGKPIAAICAATAFMGQLGLLDKVEHTSNDLYYLKAVAPQYKGDELYQNSLAVSDKNIITAKGIAPIEFATAIFKLIALKPDIEIEKWFQLFKNGIWSE, encoded by the coding sequence ATGAAAAAAATAGGAATCTTTCTTTTTAATGGATTTTCCGATTGGGAAATTTCATACCTCACACCCGAAATAAACAAGACTAGTGAATTTGAGTTAATTTACTTCTCGCAAGATGGAGAGCCTGTACTTTCGATGGGCGGACTAAAGGTTGTACCCACAACTTCACTTGGCCAAATAAACTCCGATGAATTAAGCATGCTTATATTACCCGGTGGCACAGCATGGGAAAAAGGTGATAACAACGCAATTGAAACACTTACCCTAAAATTTTATAAAGCAGGTAAACCCATTGCTGCCATTTGTGCTGCTACTGCATTTATGGGACAGTTAGGCTTGCTGGATAAGGTTGAACATACCAGCAACGATTTATACTATTTAAAAGCTGTTGCTCCCCAATATAAAGGAGACGAACTCTATCAAAACTCATTAGCCGTTTCGGATAAAAACATTATTACAGCCAAAGGCATAGCTCCCATCGAATTTGCCACAGCCATTTTTAAGCTAATAGCATTGAAGCCCGATATTGAAATTGAAAAATGGTTTCAACTATTTAAAAATGGTATCTGGTCGGAGTAA
- a CDS encoding alpha/beta hydrolase-fold protein — translation MIRHIIYTILISLCTSTIFGQNIARVENVTIQSKELNQEREILIYTPADYNWRVNEYFNVIYVFDCQNREFFDYTSSMISFLTANSKSFIVVGITSPYNEELDYSRNNDLLPVLETKESIDRYGKYSGNADKFFAFVSEELIPYIDSNYRTLNNRVAIGHSLSASFVLYSLIKNPKLFDNYIAISPNLAYDNNKLAGQIINLDYSKINKPTFLYLSNANEGIDYWQKWKPARDEVYSFFNHTIENKNLKIQIEEFPENNHWNTFPPSLNKALDFYFKETYDLQEKNLSQKEYEVTIKVTVLNKKDKIYITGNQDNLGNWNPKEIAMYKVSDLEREVKLKLKSPAQFKLTRGNWDTEAEVTGTYGNITIRPEKNSDFKFEIDNYIDKQ, via the coding sequence ATGATACGACATATAATTTACACCATTCTGATTTCTTTATGTACAAGTACGATTTTTGGACAAAATATTGCGAGAGTAGAAAATGTTACAATTCAATCAAAAGAATTAAATCAAGAAAGAGAGATTCTAATTTATACACCAGCCGATTATAATTGGAGGGTAAACGAATACTTTAATGTGATTTATGTTTTTGATTGTCAAAACAGAGAATTTTTTGATTATACAAGTTCGATGATTTCCTTTTTGACTGCCAATTCAAAATCTTTCATTGTTGTAGGAATAACCTCACCCTATAATGAGGAACTTGATTACTCCAGAAATAATGATCTACTACCTGTTTTAGAAACAAAAGAATCAATTGATAGGTATGGAAAGTACTCCGGAAATGCTGATAAATTCTTTGCTTTTGTTAGTGAAGAACTAATACCATATATCGATTCAAATTATAGAACACTTAATAACAGAGTTGCCATCGGACACTCTCTAAGTGCCTCATTTGTGCTGTATTCACTTATCAAAAATCCAAAGTTATTTGATAATTATATTGCAATCTCTCCTAATCTTGCCTATGATAACAATAAATTAGCCGGTCAGATTATTAATCTAGACTATTCAAAAATAAATAAACCAACATTTCTGTATCTGAGTAACGCAAATGAAGGAATTGATTATTGGCAAAAATGGAAACCAGCCCGAGATGAAGTATACTCATTCTTCAATCATACAATCGAGAATAAAAATCTTAAAATTCAAATTGAGGAATTCCCAGAAAACAACCATTGGAATACCTTTCCACCAAGTTTAAATAAAGCATTAGATTTTTACTTCAAAGAAACATACGATTTACAAGAGAAAAATCTAAGTCAAAAAGAGTATGAAGTAACAATTAAGGTAACAGTTCTGAATAAAAAGGATAAAATCTACATAACCGGAAATCAAGATAATTTAGGAAATTGGAATCCAAAGGAAATCGCAATGTATAAAGTTTCCGACTTAGAAAGAGAAGTAAAGTTAAAACTAAAGAGTCCGGCTCAATTCAAACTTACAAGAGGAAATTGGGATACAGAAGCTGAAGTAACCGGAACTTATGGTAACATTACAATAAGGCCAGAAAAAAATTCTGATTTTAAATTCGAGATTGACAACTACATTGATAAGCAATAA